One Anastrepha obliqua isolate idAnaObli1 chromosome 6, idAnaObli1_1.0, whole genome shotgun sequence DNA window includes the following coding sequences:
- the LOC129250618 gene encoding uncharacterized protein LOC129250618, which produces MGRCHGGPFISPPSSLVTAHGDMGSSLEGQVTVRNRQMNHQQKNKKSDNATKRTDKQTDKRTDTETKRTDSRTDKRTDPMTKRTDKRTDTIELRKLGTPSEDELLASSQETVDDKAVGHSTPSTINQPITSADAKGQKRQYPKKGPSRYKLYQRSLAILGRISKNEAEGKTHPKDAADKARCQKVVDEYLAFQATQKAEAVKRNRSQDEGCKTAKKLKTSHTALTPKPAKRAFNEVARDHLQTALVDELTNRGKPALERWSEIEARLSRIVVDHVMASPEGQVPGYDSMEVVRGYRVIKCDDQFSVDFLQNAISKIQSDWEGLRLKLIPASEIPRRPRARIWIPNMEFEAKQLIPYLQAHNRTVPMDDWSIIKAEAPQKNSVSFLLQISEESIEPLGKVDNKLRFGVRKAHLKLFRSANPEDEQDEVDDANELLMGMQLEEAGSTQNDGANEQHTGMQLDAPKNDQ; this is translated from the coding sequence atggggcgctgccatggcggACCGTTTATTTCCCCTCCATCCTCATTGGTCACCGCACATGGCGACATGGGCAGCTCTTTGgaagggcaggtgaccgtaaGAAACAGACAAATGAaccatcaacaaaaaaacaaaaaatcggatAACGCTACCAAACGGACAGACAAACAGACGGACAAACGGACTGACACAGAGACAAAACGAACCGACAGTCGGACAGACAAGCGGACGGACCCAATGACAAAACGGACAGACAAACGAACGGACACAATCGAGCTGAGGAAGTTGGGAACTCCCTCAGAGGACGAGCTCTTGGCTTCTAGTCAAGAGACAGTTGATgacaaagctgtgggccacagcacgccatcAACTATAAATCAACCGATCACATCCGCTGATGCCAAGGGGCAAAAGCGTCAATACCCAAAAAAAGGCCCGTCTAGATATAAGCTTTACCAGCGGTCTCTAGCTATTCTCGGCAGAATAAGCAAAAATGAGGCCGAAGGTAAAACTCATCCCAAAGATGCGGCCGATAAGGCAAGgtgccaaaaggtggtcgatgagTACCTGGCGTTCCAGGCCACCCAGAAGGCAGAAGCCGTAAAACGCAATCGTTCGCAGGACGAGGGCTGTAAAACTGCGAAAAAGCTCAAGACGTCTCACACTGCTCTGACGCCCAAACCAGCCAAACGCGCGTTTAACGAGGTGGCACGGGATCACCTGCAAACGGCGTTGGTGGACGAGTTAACGAACCGCGGTAAACCTGCGTTAGAAAGGTGGTCCGAAATCGAGGCACGGCTGTCTCGCATTGTCGTTGATCACGTCATGGCAAGCCCGGAGGGTCAAGTGCCAGGTTATGATTCAATGGAGGTGGTCCGTGGATACAGGGTGATCAAATGCGACGATCAGTTCTCTGTTGATTTCCTTCAAAACGCTATTAGCAAAATCCAGAGCGACTGGGAAGGTTTGAGGCTCAAACTAATCCCAGCCAGTGAGATCCCAAGACGACCAAGGGCTCGTATCTGGATACCGAACATGGAGTTCGAAGCTAAGCAGTTAATACCATACCTGCAAgcacacaaccgcactgttccAATGGATGACTGGagtatcatcaaagcggaggctccgcaaaagaacAGTGTGTCCTTCCTTCTCCAAATCTCGGAGGAGAGTATTGAGCCACTGGGAAAAGTGGATAACAAACTTCGGTTTGGCGTGAGGAAAGCGCATCTGAAGTTATTCCGTTCTGCAAATCCGGAGGATGAGCAGGACGAGGTTGACGACGCTAATGAGTTGCTCATGGGCATGCAACTGGAAGAAGCCGGGTCCACCCAAAACGATGGCGCTAATGAGCAGCATACGGGCATGCAGCTTGACGCCCCTAAAAACGACCAGTAA